The Bacteroidota bacterium genome window below encodes:
- the dinB gene encoding DNA polymerase IV: MRIIFHIDMDAFFASCEEAINPKLRGKALIVGGNKEDRRGIVMCPNYLARAKGVRTAMPIGKAIQLCPEANYIRSTRGLYSDYSKKVRAIFYKYTPMVQPVSVDEAYMDVTDVLHAYNNDYIKLAKELKAEIKNTLDITATIGVASTKLCAKMASKMQKPDGLTIMPLGKEKDFIKNIPIENIPGVGKSSQPKLKKYGINVIGDILKYDKEFYESLGMHTDFLMNVANATTSDKVNFEGEDDRKSLSKENTFWEDTNDMTFLKAELYSLMERACFSLRRENTVAKTITVKIKFTDFKVNQKSFTRTKYSNMEKDYYEAAVRLLEMMMSSRKKIRLIGVKFSELEESDNTYQEELFTDVDKEKNLVEKIDLLRSKYNFGVLSYGKNIKK, from the coding sequence TTGAGAATTATTTTTCATATCGATATGGATGCATTCTTTGCATCTTGCGAGGAGGCCATCAATCCTAAGCTAAGAGGCAAAGCGCTTATTGTCGGCGGCAACAAAGAAGACAGGAGGGGAATTGTAATGTGCCCCAACTATCTTGCCCGCGCAAAAGGAGTCCGTACTGCCATGCCTATTGGAAAAGCAATTCAGCTCTGTCCCGAAGCAAATTATATCCGCAGCACAAGGGGATTGTATTCTGATTACTCTAAAAAAGTCCGCGCAATTTTTTATAAATACACTCCTATGGTTCAGCCTGTAAGCGTAGATGAAGCTTACATGGATGTAACAGATGTATTGCATGCATATAATAATGATTACATTAAGCTGGCAAAAGAATTAAAAGCTGAAATAAAAAATACACTTGATATTACTGCTACAATAGGTGTTGCATCAACAAAGCTATGCGCAAAGATGGCTTCGAAAATGCAGAAGCCTGACGGACTAACAATAATGCCGCTTGGTAAAGAAAAAGATTTTATAAAAAACATTCCGATTGAAAATATTCCGGGAGTGGGTAAGTCATCACAGCCGAAATTAAAAAAGTACGGCATTAATGTTATAGGAGATATTCTAAAATATGATAAGGAGTTTTACGAGTCGCTTGGAATGCACACTGATTTTTTAATGAACGTTGCCAATGCAACAACTTCCGACAAAGTTAATTTTGAAGGTGAAGATGACAGAAAATCTCTATCTAAAGAAAATACTTTCTGGGAAGATACTAATGACATGACGTTTTTAAAAGCGGAGCTATACTCTTTGATGGAAAGAGCTTGTTTCAGTCTGAGAAGAGAGAACACTGTTGCGAAAACTATTACAGTGAAAATTAAATTTACTGATTTCAAAGTGAATCAGAAATCATTCACACGGACTAAATATTCCAACATGGAAAAAGATTATTACGAAGCCGCAGTCAGACTGCTAGAGATGATGATGTCTTCAAGAAAAAAAATAAGACTGATTGGCGTAAAGTTTTCCGAGCTGGAAGAATCTGATAACACATATCAGGAAGAGTTGTTTACCGATGTAGATAAAGAAAAAAATCTTGTAGAGAAGATAGATTTACTTCGAAGTAAATATAACTTTGGAGTTTTATCTTATGGGAAGAATATAAAAAAATAA
- a CDS encoding 1-acyl-sn-glycerol-3-phosphate acyltransferase yields MIFAPKSKFDNFLYKQIFYHNFKKNFAGINVKNFENVINVISQSRQNNTPVIFCSNHSNWWDVNLVILLCLEYFKIDSYFITTGKERFNKNLNKLGAVHIDSENLKDKIESISNYLKESSKFLWIFPQNDITDINKEIRFTPIVSDLVESLKEVILLSCMIDYHYIDSKKPEIFIDFFESKNFTGISYLNKESFTMNLEQKFEYKIKEFQQKIANRDTKDFKKILTGKH; encoded by the coding sequence GTGATATTTGCCCCTAAAAGCAAGTTTGATAATTTTTTATATAAGCAGATTTTCTATCATAACTTTAAGAAAAACTTTGCAGGCATTAATGTAAAAAATTTTGAGAATGTAATTAACGTAATATCGCAATCACGGCAAAATAATACTCCTGTTATTTTTTGTTCAAACCATTCTAACTGGTGGGATGTAAACCTTGTAATACTATTATGTCTCGAGTATTTTAAAATAGATTCTTATTTCATCACAACCGGTAAAGAAAGATTTAATAAAAATCTTAACAAGCTCGGTGCTGTTCATATTGATTCTGAAAATTTAAAAGATAAAATTGAATCAATCTCAAATTATCTTAAAGAAAGTTCAAAATTCTTATGGATTTTCCCGCAGAACGATATTACCGATATAAATAAAGAGATAAGATTTACTCCTATAGTTTCAGACCTTGTTGAAAGTCTTAAAGAAGTTATTTTATTAAGCTGCATGATTGATTATCATTACATCGATAGCAAGAAGCCGGAGATATTCATAGATTTTTTTGAAAGCAAAAATTTTACGGGGATAAGTTATCTGAATAAAGAGTCATTCACGATGAACCTTGAACAGAAATTTGAATACAAGATAAAAGAATTTCAGCAGAAAATTGCAAACAGAGATACAAAAGATTTTAAGAAAATATTGACAGGCAAACATTGA
- the ggt gene encoding gamma-glutamyltransferase, with amino-acid sequence MKIFKLTFLLLFLFNGCFAQTDSKVSSGSVNSEGFRNGIVSSADELASQVGIEILKKGGNAVDAAVAVGFTLAVVYPGAGNIGGGGFMLIHLKDGKNISIDYREKAPIGAFKDMYLDSNGNVVNGLSTTGPLAGGVPGSVAGMLYALEKYGTMSRQEVMQYAIDYAENGFKIHKRLAENINSQQKEFQKFPSTMEIFGGKFKEGDLLVQKDLAKTLRRISEQGRDGFYNGETAEYISEEMRTGYGIVTKTDLEAYDVKERTPLVGNYRGYEVISMPPPSSGGICLLYLLNILENYDLKSLGFHSPETVNLMTEAMRRVYADRSKYMGDPDFVEVPVDVLVSKNYAKERMKNYEPGKAGNSKDVQPGEITKKEKTETTHYCVVDKDGNLVSTTTTLNDNFGSKLIIKGAGFFWNDEMDDFSSKPGAPNMYGLVGSEANSIAPQKRMLSSMTPTIILKDNKPFMVVGSPGGGRIITSVLQTIVNVIEFNMSLSDAVDSPRFHHQWLPDEIQIEKGVFDNSTEKALKNMGYGLKEIPQFGRVEAILFKEDGSFIGHSDRRGYGKAIGY; translated from the coding sequence ATGAAAATTTTCAAACTCACATTTCTTCTTCTTTTCCTTTTCAACGGCTGCTTTGCGCAAACTGATTCTAAAGTTTCTTCCGGCTCAGTTAATTCAGAGGGATTCAGAAACGGAATAGTCAGCTCCGCAGATGAGCTTGCATCACAGGTAGGAATTGAAATTCTTAAAAAAGGCGGCAACGCAGTTGATGCTGCAGTTGCAGTGGGATTCACGCTTGCAGTCGTTTATCCCGGAGCAGGAAATATAGGCGGCGGAGGATTTATGCTTATACATCTTAAGGACGGAAAAAATATTTCAATCGATTACAGAGAGAAAGCTCCGATTGGTGCGTTCAAAGATATGTATCTTGATTCCAACGGCAATGTAGTTAATGGTTTAAGCACCACAGGACCGCTTGCAGGAGGCGTTCCGGGCTCTGTTGCAGGAATGCTTTATGCACTTGAGAAGTACGGCACAATGTCCCGACAGGAAGTAATGCAGTATGCAATTGATTACGCAGAGAACGGATTTAAAATCCACAAACGCTTAGCGGAAAATATAAACTCACAGCAAAAAGAATTTCAAAAGTTTCCTTCAACAATGGAAATTTTCGGAGGCAAATTTAAAGAAGGTGATTTATTAGTTCAGAAGGACTTGGCAAAAACATTAAGAAGAATATCTGAGCAGGGAAGAGACGGATTCTACAATGGAGAAACTGCCGAATATATCTCTGAAGAAATGCGAACGGGTTACGGCATCGTTACAAAAACAGACTTAGAAGCATATGATGTAAAGGAAAGAACTCCGTTAGTTGGGAATTACAGAGGGTATGAAGTTATTTCAATGCCTCCTCCTTCAAGCGGCGGAATTTGTTTATTGTATCTACTGAACATACTTGAAAATTATGATTTGAAATCATTGGGATTTCATTCACCTGAAACGGTCAATCTTATGACTGAAGCAATGAGAAGAGTTTATGCAGATAGAAGTAAATACATGGGCGACCCTGATTTTGTAGAAGTTCCTGTTGATGTTCTTGTATCCAAAAATTATGCGAAGGAGAGAATGAAAAATTATGAACCGGGCAAGGCAGGCAACAGCAAGGATGTTCAGCCGGGAGAAATTACAAAGAAAGAAAAAACTGAGACAACTCACTATTGCGTTGTTGATAAGGACGGGAACTTAGTTTCAACAACAACAACTCTCAACGATAACTTCGGAAGCAAGCTTATTATAAAAGGCGCGGGATTTTTCTGGAATGATGAAATGGATGACTTCTCATCCAAACCAGGAGCGCCGAATATGTACGGACTTGTAGGCAGCGAAGCAAATTCAATCGCTCCCCAAAAAAGAATGCTTAGCAGTATGACTCCGACAATAATTCTCAAAGATAATAAGCCGTTCATGGTTGTCGGTTCTCCCGGCGGAGGAAGAATTATCACTTCCGTTCTGCAAACGATTGTGAACGTTATTGAGTTTAACATGAGCTTAAGCGATGCAGTTGATTCACCGCGCTTCCATCATCAGTGGCTGCCGGATGAAATTCAGATTGAAAAAGGTGTGTTCGATAATAGTACAGAGAAAGCATTGAAGAATATGGGATATGGATTAAAAGAAATCCCTCAATTCGGAAGAGTTGAAGCAATTTTATTTAAAGAAGACGGGAGTTTTATAGGACACTCAGACAGAAGAGGTTACGGCAAGGCCATAGGATACTAA